ATTGCGTATGGGCTGCCCAACAGGGTGGTGACACTCTCAGGGATTTGGGGCTCTAAAAGAGTTGGCTCCAGTAGTAATCCTCCAAGGATTATAGTAAAtggggtggaggctgggaggggtgggatCACAGAGCTGGTGGAAGGGATCCAATGGGATCTTGATGGGGCACCAAGAGTGTCCAACTGAACAGAATTTTTAGCCTAGAGGGTACAGTTTGTTGGGCAAGCTAACAATGTGATAAGAGgataataagttaaaaaaatatatatatatatatggagaaaaatgCTGGTGTCATTAGCTTTGGCCTGATTATTTACATGGGTGCAGAAACACTGGTAACTTACCATGTAGTCCTTCTTAAGTTGGCTCTGAAGTCTGGACCCACATGGTACTGAACAGCTGCTAAGATTACAATTTTGTTTGGAAGTCTCCATGAGGCATCTCATACTGGACTTTTAGAATCTATTTGTTAGCCTGAGACTAGCAAACCAAACACATGAAACCCTCTCCCAGTTTTCCCCTGCAGTACTTATCCATTTGGGTTAGCTCCTCTGTTCTCCATCTCCGCACCTTCCAGTTTTAATTGTTTCTgcagtttacataaaatttaaaataatagcagaGAAGTCACAGTCTTAAGGGTATAACATCAGACAGAAacatatgaaattctagaacttattaaaaacatttttaagcttAGAATTTTGAGAAACAATTCCCAATCTCACTATTCATgttagaaaaatacattaaaattccaCTGGACCAAATCCCCATTTGTCTGTCTGGAACGGTTAATACTCATGGGGGTCTGTATAGATACCGTGGGTCCCATTGTTaacaaagaagaaactaaagcaGAGCATACACTCAGACACAATTCTGGCTCTCCTACCACTGAGTTGGTTTTATGGTTGCGTTTCTATTTCTTGGTGGGAGAAACTGCTCCAGTGGCTAACCATGTTGCTTTTCCTGGTCTAGAATAAAGTGGTCGACTCTTTTTGCAGGACCCCACTGAATGTGGGAAGGGAACAGAGCAAAACTGCTGTCCCCTACCTTCTGACACCTGTTGGACAAACCTGGCTCTGCCTGGGGAGGTATGGCAACACCTGGAATTCTGAGTGAGGTCAGCCATTAGGACCCACGACAACCCTCTCCCTCCTAATTCACACACAGTCAAGGAAACGGTCATAATGGATTCTCTAGAGGACTTTGCAGTCTGCAAAGCCTTTTCACCAACAGTTGCTAATTTTTATACACAGGCAGCCTTCTGCCTGAATGGGCCGTGTTTCAAGGGTCTGCCTGCACAATGCTTGTTTGGAAACCTAGACAAAATTTCCCACAGAAACAATGCTCCTGGGTTGACATTGGTTTTCACAAGCCAGAAACCGATGCAATCCGATTGTGGTAATCCATTGAAACTCCTCACCAccacctctgtgtgtgtggtggggaggaagggatatacaaataatttgaaaaaagcattttataccttaactgtaatttttttttactatgcagtttataaatatatttaaaggattcttttatttctgaataattgGATGAAatgttaaaacatatatatatatatctagctcttattttttgggaCTCCACAGAAGGCTAAAAATACAAGCCTGTTGGGATGGATACCAGTGCTCCGGCACCATACTACTCATGAGGGACCCGGCACCTCTGCATGGGTCATGGTTTAACTTTGGGGAGTCAGAGCATTGCTCCCTGCTGCACCTCGGGCAGTGAGAGTGaagccccagcccacccccactgAGGTGGCCCTGTTCTGCCACATCCCCTGTGAGCTGTGCAGGAAGCGGGGTGGTTGATGGAGAATTAAAGACTTGAGGAtggttctccccctccccttccccttcattTCTTAAGTCCCAGAGATGGAAGATCTAATTTTCCTGCCTCCCTACATGATGGAAAATCCCAGTCTCTCTCCTGACATTCTTAAAGCAGGAGAACAGTCAGCTCTTTTAACATTGATCAGGATTTTTACTCCTGGTAATAACTAATAGAAGCTAGGAGGCTGAAAgatgccccccaccaccaccctcagCCCGACCGACCCCAGgtttctcccaaccccctttctGTGTTTACGTAGATTCCAGTAAGGAAGACCTGGGTGGTGCTCCTTAGGAAGCTATCCTTGACCTTGACCCTCAGCTGGCAGGGTCCAGTCTGTGTGTGCCCCAACACTGTGGTCAGCTCATTATATCCATATGCActcattcctctccttcctgagGGCAGAGAAACACTAGCAGGAGGCTTGCCCAAAGCAGGCACTTGGTAGTTATTTCTAAAGAGAATTTGTGGCAACAAATGTCATTTGTTGTTTGGGTATTGAAGGCACTTTTGTGTATTTAAGACATATCAAGACATCTCGAGTTGCTGGGGATAAGGAGACtaagggagcaggagggaggggagagggagagaccaggatgatgagagggaaaagaaggttTCTGAAAGGCTCATGTGAGCAAATGGTACAGGGCTGCCACATGAACCCTGAATTAGTGGTGGACATGAGGGAGAGGTGGTCTCCAGGGCTCATGagcccttcctctcttctccatcaGAGGTCCTATTCTTAAAAGCCCACCCTGGGCTGAAGCCAAGGCAGCAGGGAGAATAGAAGACAGAaggggatggagcccccacaaACTGGTGAAGAGAGGACATCTAAGGGCTTCTGGGCTCTTCCACCGGGAGCGGTTATACGTGAGGATGCATAAAAGGATAGCCATGAGTTGGGATTGTTGGTACACACATGGGAGCAACCATCTCATGCCTCATGAGTCAGAACATTGCCCTCCTGGCCAACTCATCAATGACACATAAATCACTTACCATGAATTGAATGAATaacgattttttaaaatcttgagtgTTTTTCTTGGAGAATCATGTTGTAGATATTTTTCACATCTGCAAAATATCCAACATATCTATTCTGCAAAACAACAGAAGACTCAATTTAAGTGGAGGTGAAAAGTCTATCCTCAGCATTCctgattttgttcttgtttttatttttacatagaatTTAGGGAGAATCATTAATTAAAGAATTATTGAATGCCATTATATGATGAGGCATGCTTATGTTTGCTGCCTCATGACTGAATCTCCCTTAGAAGAAAAATTCTGAACTCTGTGCTGTGGGGAAGAAACAAGAAGGGAGTCACATGTTGCTCCTATAGGCCACTTTCGACTGAAAGGACACCTAACCAGACCCAGGGAAAGCGCTACAACATTTCACCAAGACGTAGTTAATACGACTGTGGAAAAGTTCAGTCTGGGGGTGGAGGCTTAACTGTGACTAAGTTCAAGGAAGGTTTGTGCTCTGGCAGAGAGTACCCTCCTCATCACGAAAGGACTTGAGCTCCACACACCTCTAACGAAGATACATATGCTCTTGTCCCTGCGGCCAGCttgagtgtattttttaaagattttatttacttatttgagagagagtgtgtgcattaGAGAGACCAAGAGcatggagaggagcagaaggagagggagaagcagtctccccagtgagcagggagccccagggtcatgacccaagctgaaggcaaacacttaactgactgagccacccacctgccCCAGAAATTGGACATGATTAAGGTATCattaaggtatatattttttaaagattttatttattcatttgacagagatcacaaggaggcagagaggcaggcagagagagagagcaagggaagcaggttccctgctgagcagagagccccatggcagggctcgatcccagaccccgggaccatgacccaaaccaaaggcagaggccttaacccactgagccacccaggtgccccaaggtatgatatttttatttatttttatttttttaaagatttatttatttgttttagaggggcagaggggcggaagtaaaggagagagagaatctcgagcagaatTCCCCATTGAATGTAGAGCccgttgcagggcttgatctcatgacccgagattatgaccttgagctgaaattaaaagttatattcttaacccactgagccacccaggtgccccttaagataTAATATTTTTAGATATGATCAATGGTGTTATGGTATTTTTACCCTCGAGACTCTATGTGAATGTCACTCCAAAATACTTGTGAGATAAAATGACCCAATGACTGCGATTTCCTCCACAGTCATCTGGGTTCTGTGGGGaaggggtctgtgtgtgtgtgtgtgtgtgtgtgtgcatgtgaggagagtggggagggaatgAACGCAACACGATTTAAAATGATGGTTGAAGTAGTGCGAGGAGTATAAGGGGATTTATTATAGGATTGTCTCAgctttttatgtttgaaattattcaccataaaatattttttaaaggataaaatagGGTAACTGCATATATTTCACATGGATTTTCTtagtattaaatgagatgatatatgtCAAAGTATAATAGTGTCTGGAATAGAATAGGTTTGGTAAGATGttaatttcccctttttctttcaaaatatggcaGCCCcctcttgtctctttctttgattctccctctctctctctcactctctctctctctctctctctcacacacacacacacacacacacacacatgagatgTTCTGCAAGAGGTGAATGGCCCAAGTAGGGGTTTGTGAAAGACTCATTTCCTCTCAGAGAGAAATCAAAGGCTAGTGATTTTCCATAATCTTCAAGTCTGGAATCTTAGAAATTAGACCTCTCTACTTTGTGAAGGAATCAACTCTTGAACTCCGTAAGCAGTAACCAATGTTAAATGGAGACCAGGATTCCCcagggcagggtgtgtgtgtgccggGGAGGGGGTACTCATAGACATGGCTTTCAGGCCCTGGGAGGGATCCAGGCCTGTCACCGGCACCAGAGTGTAGCGGCCGGATCACGAGGGGAAAAGAGTGCACAGTGAAACTAAATAATGGGTGCTGAACTCCCCCAAGGTCCCCCCTTTTAAGAATGACAACTTACCTGAGAAGGGGTTTCAACTCCCTGAAATTTAGTTctgatgctttgtttttttcttttctatttgttttttattaacaagcaaaataataattaaaaaacaacaacacaagaaCAACAACCTTAAAGTTGGAACAGCAATGAGTCAAACTGCTGCTGAAGTTCCTGGATGTACCCGGGGTACATGCTATCTCATTGCAAGGCAGGGCCTAGGCACATGACTgtgcatttatgtatatatatgaccAAGAAAAGTCAGAGAGATGGAAACCACTGGAGAACAGAAAGCATTAAGAGCTTTTCATCAGGCAATCCCAAAGCGCTCtgcccttttcctcttctttgcttcTGTATCCTCTGTGGTTCCTGTTCCGGCTGAACTTGTAACAATCCCAAATcgctccttcctctttttcagcTTCTCATCATCTTCAGACTTTCTGGAGATTGAAGAGACATTCAAACCAAATCTTTGAGCTCTTTCCTTTAGTTTATCCAGGTTAACCATAGGCTTGGCATCAGATGACAGACCTTTTGATGGAACTGAAGAAATCCCAAATCTTGCTGCCCGGGCAGCTTTCTTACTCTCCAAGCTCACAGGTACATTGAATCGTTCAGCTCTCTTCTGCAttctctcagtctgtggtatCTCAGATGTAATTTTTACCACCTTCTTCTCTGCTGCCACATCAACAGTTTTCTCGGGGGGTTCTTCCTCTTTGACAGGCAGTTCTACGGGCTTTggttcttcttcctctgtttcaTGTCCCAGTACATCTTCTTCATTTGCCTCCTCTTCAGCATGCTCTTCAAGATATGCCTGGAGCCTGTTGATGAGATCTTGTTTTATTCCCTTGGTCTCCAAACCACGAGCAAGACATTCCTGCTTAAGTTCAGCAAGCTTCAGTTTATGGAGCTCCACCGTCTCCGCCACCATCTTGTTACTCCTCTGGTCCACTCAGTTCTGGTGCTTTTATCTGTTCACCGTTCTCCAAAATAATAAAGGCTCTCCTAGGAAAAGGGGGCAACACAGTCGTGGCTCACATGCACTTTCTTTTCCTGTGGAAGGCATTCTTAAAGGTTCTAAGGGCACATTATTTCCTTAAGTCTGCAGCCTTTAGGCAGAGGTTACTCAAACTAaagttaacaacaaaaaaaatcatatcaagGTTTTTTACACAAACATGAACTCACATACAACTGAAACCAAAGTTTTACAAAACAATACTTACCTCTTGATATTTTCGATTCGAATatagtccattttatttttaaaaatgctagtcACAACCCAACAAGTTGACTTTACAATTCACTGATAGATTGGAcccagtttggaaaacactgggGAAGAGCCTCCATTTTCCTAACCTGTGTGTCTcaaattaggaataaagctgATGGTGGCACCAGAGAGTGGGCACTGGAGATAACCCGAAGTTTCTCTTCTCAGACTGCTGGCCAAGTGGGGAGCAGAGCTGCTGGCCATGTCCATT
Above is a genomic segment from Lutra lutra chromosome 3, mLutLut1.2, whole genome shotgun sequence containing:
- the LOC125096362 gene encoding SAP domain-containing ribonucleoprotein-like, which gives rise to MVAETVELHKLKLAELKQECLARGLETKGIKQDLINRLQAYLEEHAEEEANEEDVLGHETEEEEPKPVELPVKEEEPPEKTVDVAAEKKVVKITSEIPQTERMQKRAERFNVPVSLESKKAARAARFGISSVPSKGLSSDAKPMVNLDKLKERAQRFGLNVSSISRKSEDDEKLKKRKERFGIVTSSAGTGTTEDTEAKKRKRAERFGIA